The following are encoded together in the Pedobacter steynii genome:
- the lysS gene encoding lysine--tRNA ligase, whose product MSTGLSEQELLRRNSLNQLRELGIDPYPAEAFEINANAADILANYERDKTAYKNISIAGRIMTRRIMGSASFIELQDSTGRIQVYLKRDDLCPDEDKTLYNTVFKKLLDLGDFIGVKGYVFTTQTGEISLHVTEFKLLSKSLKPLPVVKRDEEGNIYDGFTDPEMRYRQRYVDLTVNPGFKQIFINRSKVINTMRNYFDEQGWMEVETPILQPIHGGAAARPFATHHNTLDMPLYLRIANELYLKRLIVAGFDGVYEFGKMFRNEGMDRTHNPEFTSMEIYVAYKDYIWMMAMVEECLEKITLAIHGKAAIEVGKHTINFEGPYEKLTMYESIQKYTGIDVSAMTEDEIKEVCKSLNIEVDPSMGRGKLIDELFSEKVEANLIQPTYITDYPLEMTPLAKKHRSKEGLVERFELFVNGKEIANAYSELNDPIDQKERLEDQLKLAARGDDEAMAMDDDFIRALEYGMPPTSGLGIGIDRLVMLMTNQSTIQEVLFFPQMRPEKKAKITTDEDFVNAGIPAEWVQVIRKMNINTIEELKAANPNKVFNDLGGMRKKMKLELTMPSKDDVTAWFS is encoded by the coding sequence ATGAGTACAGGACTATCAGAACAAGAGTTATTGCGCAGAAATTCGCTAAATCAACTCCGTGAATTAGGGATTGATCCCTACCCTGCCGAAGCATTTGAAATCAATGCTAATGCTGCAGATATTTTAGCTAACTACGAAAGAGATAAAACAGCTTATAAGAATATCAGCATTGCAGGTCGTATCATGACCCGTAGAATTATGGGAAGTGCTTCTTTTATTGAATTACAAGACTCCACAGGCAGGATCCAGGTTTATCTGAAAAGAGACGATCTATGCCCTGATGAAGATAAGACCCTGTACAATACTGTATTTAAGAAGTTGTTAGATCTTGGCGATTTTATCGGTGTAAAAGGTTATGTTTTCACTACGCAGACCGGAGAGATTTCACTTCACGTTACGGAGTTTAAACTACTATCTAAATCCTTAAAACCTTTACCAGTGGTAAAACGTGATGAGGAAGGAAATATTTACGATGGTTTTACGGATCCGGAGATGCGCTACAGACAGCGTTATGTGGATCTTACGGTAAACCCGGGATTCAAACAGATCTTCATCAACCGTTCCAAAGTGATCAATACCATGAGGAACTATTTTGATGAGCAGGGATGGATGGAAGTGGAAACACCGATCCTTCAACCCATTCATGGTGGTGCTGCTGCACGTCCTTTTGCCACGCATCACAATACCCTGGATATGCCTTTATACCTGCGTATCGCAAACGAATTGTACCTTAAAAGGTTGATCGTAGCCGGTTTCGACGGCGTATATGAGTTCGGTAAGATGTTCAGAAATGAAGGAATGGACCGTACGCATAATCCGGAATTCACTTCTATGGAGATCTATGTAGCCTATAAAGATTATATCTGGATGATGGCTATGGTAGAAGAATGTCTGGAGAAAATTACCCTGGCTATTCATGGAAAAGCAGCCATTGAAGTGGGTAAGCATACCATCAACTTTGAAGGCCCTTATGAAAAACTGACCATGTACGAGTCGATCCAGAAATACACTGGCATTGATGTTTCCGCCATGACAGAAGACGAAATCAAAGAGGTTTGCAAAAGCCTGAATATTGAAGTTGATCCTTCCATGGGCAGAGGTAAGCTGATCGATGAATTGTTTAGCGAGAAAGTAGAAGCCAACCTGATCCAGCCTACTTACATTACTGATTATCCTTTGGAGATGACCCCGCTTGCAAAAAAACACAGAAGTAAAGAAGGTTTGGTAGAAAGGTTCGAATTATTTGTAAACGGAAAGGAAATTGCAAATGCCTATTCTGAGCTGAATGATCCGATCGATCAGAAAGAACGTCTGGAAGATCAGCTAAAACTGGCAGCAAGAGGTGATGATGAAGCCATGGCTATGGATGATGATTTTATCCGTGCTTTGGAATATGGAATGCCTCCGACTTCAGGTTTAGGAATCGGAATCGACAGATTAGTCATGCTGATGACCAACCAGTCTACCATTCAGGAAGTATTGTTCTTCCCTCAGATGAGACCGGAGAAAAAAGCAAAAATTACTACTGATGAAGATTTCGTTAATGCCGGGATCCCTGCAGAATGGGTTCAGGTGATCAGAAAAATGAATATTAACACAATTGAAGAGTTAAAAGCAGCGAATCCAAATAAAGTTTTTAATGATTTAGGAGGAATGCGTAAGAAAATGAAGCTAGAATTAACGATGCCTTCAAAAGACGACGTAACTGCCTGGTTTTCTTAA
- a CDS encoding thioredoxin family protein, translating to MKKLISAILLLFAMNASSQEINKKIQDDAGNVLGLINTCSREGLSMIPEMKSRYDIEYPGYQPDSAILKALKPLLKGKKITIVMGTWCGDSHLQVPRFYKILDALGVAEKKLSLICVDRSKKAENGLIDHLNILHVPTFIFTEKGIEIGRIIESPKETLEKDMLSILAKK from the coding sequence ATGAAAAAATTAATCAGCGCCATATTACTACTATTTGCTATGAATGCCAGTTCACAAGAAATCAATAAAAAAATCCAGGACGATGCAGGCAATGTGCTTGGATTGATCAATACCTGCAGCAGAGAAGGACTAAGTATGATTCCCGAAATGAAGAGCAGGTATGATATCGAATATCCCGGCTATCAACCCGACAGTGCCATACTAAAAGCATTAAAGCCACTGCTAAAAGGCAAAAAGATAACCATTGTAATGGGTACCTGGTGTGGGGACAGCCATTTACAGGTTCCACGTTTCTACAAAATTCTGGATGCACTTGGGGTAGCCGAAAAGAAACTGAGCCTCATTTGTGTAGACCGCAGCAAAAAGGCAGAAAATGGCCTTATAGATCATTTAAACATTTTACATGTACCCACCTTTATCTTCACAGAAAAAGGAATAGAAATAGGTCGTATTATTGAATCACCAAAGGAGACCCTGGAAAAAGATATGTTGAGTATCTTAGCAAAAAAATAA
- the ung gene encoding uracil-DNA glycosylase yields the protein MSVDLDKSWVKALDGEFDKAYMKALKAFLLEEKENGYTIYPKGADIFNALNHTPFDQVKVVILGQDPYHGVGQAHGLSFSVQKGMTIPPSLKNIYKELQEDIPGFKIPAHGNLTQWADQGVLLLNATLTVRAQTAGSHQGKGWETFTDKIITELSAQREGLVFILWGRYAQNKAALIDTGKHTVLAAAHPSPFSAYNGFFGSKHFSKTNAKLIQQGQEPIDWQIA from the coding sequence ATGTCTGTTGATTTAGATAAAAGCTGGGTAAAAGCCCTGGACGGTGAGTTTGATAAAGCATACATGAAAGCTTTAAAAGCATTCTTACTGGAAGAAAAAGAAAATGGATATACCATTTACCCTAAAGGTGCTGATATTTTTAATGCACTGAACCATACTCCTTTTGATCAGGTAAAAGTGGTCATTCTGGGACAAGACCCTTACCATGGAGTCGGACAAGCACATGGCTTATCTTTCTCTGTACAAAAAGGGATGACCATTCCCCCTTCTTTAAAAAACATCTATAAAGAATTGCAGGAAGATATTCCCGGATTTAAGATTCCTGCACACGGAAACCTTACCCAATGGGCTGATCAGGGAGTTTTATTACTGAACGCCACCTTAACCGTAAGGGCGCAAACAGCCGGATCCCATCAGGGAAAAGGATGGGAAACCTTTACAGACAAGATCATCACAGAACTATCCGCTCAGAGAGAAGGACTGGTTTTCATTCTTTGGGGAAGATATGCGCAAAATAAAGCTGCATTGATCGATACCGGCAAACATACTGTGCTTGCCGCAGCTCACCCCTCTCCTTTCTCCGCTTATAACGGTTTCTTTGGAAGTAAGCACTTTTCCAAAACAAATGCGAAACTGATTCAGCAGGGGCAGGAGCCAATTGACTGGCAGATCGCTTAA
- a CDS encoding Lrp/AsnC family transcriptional regulator, with the protein MAAELDKTDFKILKLLQENGRITNLLLSQEIGLSPAPTLERVRKLEMSGFIKSYHALVDEEKLGLGIKTFIQVQLDFHKNNTIQIFLDEVNQIKEITECHHVTGQADFLLKVYVNDIKAYERLIMDKISKISVVKTFQTMMIMSTTKKEPIVPLEY; encoded by the coding sequence ATGGCAGCAGAATTAGATAAAACAGACTTTAAAATACTTAAATTACTACAGGAGAACGGTAGGATTACCAACTTACTTTTATCTCAGGAGATTGGACTCTCTCCGGCACCGACTTTAGAACGGGTACGTAAACTGGAGATGTCTGGCTTTATAAAGAGTTACCATGCATTGGTTGACGAGGAGAAATTGGGTTTAGGAATTAAAACTTTTATCCAGGTTCAACTGGATTTTCATAAGAACAATACTATCCAGATTTTTCTTGATGAGGTGAATCAGATTAAAGAGATTACAGAATGCCACCATGTTACCGGACAGGCAGATTTTCTGTTAAAGGTATATGTGAACGATATCAAAGCTTATGAGCGTTTGATTATGGATAAAATCAGTAAGATTTCTGTAGTGAAAACTTTTCAGACGATGATGATCATGTCTACAACTAAAAAGGAACCGATTGTTCCTTTGGAGTATTAA
- a CDS encoding metal-dependent transcriptional regulator, with translation MQSFTEENYLKIIYHLSENNDQAVQTNAIAEKMQTKAASVTDMIKKLADKQLIDYKKYQGVRLTVTGKQAAINIVRKHRLWEVFLVEKLNFKWDEVHDIAEELEHINSPELVERLDEFLLYPKNDPHGDPIPDKHGKFDAIPFTRLSKLQAGEQGLIMGVSEHSSAFLKHLEKLGLTLGKTLTLATITDFDGSVEIMMEDKKISVTREVAKHILIRI, from the coding sequence ATGCAATCATTTACGGAAGAGAACTACCTGAAAATTATCTATCATTTATCGGAAAATAATGACCAGGCGGTACAAACCAATGCTATTGCTGAAAAAATGCAGACTAAAGCAGCTTCAGTAACAGACATGATTAAAAAACTTGCCGACAAACAATTAATCGACTATAAAAAATACCAGGGAGTCCGTTTAACAGTAACAGGAAAGCAGGCTGCCATTAATATTGTACGGAAACACCGCTTATGGGAAGTTTTTCTTGTGGAAAAACTAAACTTTAAATGGGACGAGGTACATGATATTGCAGAAGAACTGGAACACATCAATTCTCCGGAGCTGGTAGAGCGTCTGGATGAGTTTCTGCTGTATCCAAAAAATGATCCTCATGGGGATCCCATTCCTGATAAACATGGAAAATTTGATGCCATTCCATTTACCAGGCTCAGTAAACTACAGGCTGGTGAACAAGGCCTGATCATGGGAGTCAGTGAACATTCCTCTGCATTCTTAAAACACCTTGAAAAACTAGGACTTACCCTGGGCAAAACATTAACATTAGCAACCATAACAGATTTCGACGGTTCTGTAGAAATCATGATGGAAGACAAAAAAATCAGTGTAACCAGAGAAGTGGCCAAGCACATACTCATCAGGATTTAA
- a CDS encoding Nramp family divalent metal transporter, which translates to MKHSESLSEVNQSVDTSKRTGWRRILSFIGPAYLVSVGYMDPGNWATDIAGGSKFGYQLIWILLMSNLIALLLQSLSARLGIVRGLDLAQASRNAYPKWINIPLFGLAQTAIIACDLAEIIGMAIGLQLLFGLPLIWGISVTIFDTVLLLFLLNKGMRKMEAFIVSMVFIVGLSFLVEMFIVEPSLKDIVKGFEPSMLSGDALYIAIGIIGATVMPHNLYLHSSLVQTRKFERDQKGIKEAIKFNFIDTAVALNLAFFVNAAILILAAAAFYKNGLHEVAEIQDAHKLLQNIFGNVAPALFAIALIAAGQSSTVTGTLAGQIVMEGHLKLRIQPWLRRLITRLLAIIPAFFTIMWFGESALGGLLILSQVVLSLQLGFAVIPLIHFTSDKKTMKGFAIKPWVKVLAWVSSLMIVGLNVKLVVEEITGWSSSGGWYLYVIIIPLAILIGLLLLYIFIYPFLSSRKEEHNNVPHGVALDIESVEKISYSRIGITVDFSKNDRNTIRHALLQGGKHANYYLIHVVETAAARYHGNSVLDYETQSDAENLEKYRTNLKELGYQATAHIGYGGTVNAIVEISKQNNLELLVMGAHGHQGLKDLILGTTVNSVRHKVTIPVLIVR; encoded by the coding sequence ATGAAGCATTCCGAATCACTAAGCGAAGTAAACCAAAGTGTAGACACCAGCAAACGTACCGGCTGGCGTCGTATTTTATCTTTTATCGGCCCGGCTTATCTGGTCAGCGTGGGCTATATGGACCCAGGAAACTGGGCAACTGACATTGCAGGGGGAAGCAAATTTGGCTACCAGCTGATCTGGATCCTGCTGATGTCTAACCTCATTGCCTTGTTGTTACAATCGCTGAGCGCGAGACTAGGCATCGTTCGCGGTCTGGATCTGGCACAAGCCTCGAGAAATGCCTATCCGAAATGGATCAACATCCCCTTATTCGGCCTTGCTCAGACCGCCATTATCGCCTGCGACCTGGCAGAAATCATTGGTATGGCCATCGGTCTGCAGCTGCTATTCGGACTTCCCCTGATATGGGGGATCAGTGTCACTATCTTTGACACGGTTTTATTGCTGTTTCTGCTCAATAAAGGAATGAGAAAGATGGAAGCTTTCATTGTTTCCATGGTATTTATTGTTGGCCTTTCCTTTTTAGTAGAGATGTTCATTGTAGAACCCTCGTTAAAAGATATCGTGAAAGGCTTCGAGCCTTCTATGCTATCCGGGGATGCGTTATACATTGCTATCGGTATTATTGGTGCTACGGTAATGCCACACAACCTGTACCTTCATTCCTCACTCGTACAAACCCGAAAGTTTGAACGGGATCAGAAGGGAATCAAAGAAGCCATTAAGTTTAACTTTATTGATACTGCGGTTGCCCTGAATCTTGCATTTTTTGTCAATGCAGCGATCTTAATTCTAGCCGCAGCGGCATTTTATAAGAATGGATTACATGAAGTGGCGGAGATTCAGGATGCCCATAAGTTGTTGCAAAACATCTTTGGTAACGTAGCTCCTGCCCTCTTTGCCATTGCATTGATTGCTGCCGGACAAAGTTCTACAGTTACCGGAACCCTTGCCGGACAGATCGTAATGGAAGGCCACCTGAAACTGAGGATACAGCCCTGGTTGCGTCGGCTGATTACCCGTTTGCTGGCCATCATCCCTGCTTTTTTTACCATTATGTGGTTTGGCGAAAGTGCACTGGGGGGATTGTTAATTCTGAGCCAGGTAGTGTTGAGTTTACAACTGGGATTTGCAGTAATTCCCCTGATCCATTTTACCTCTGATAAGAAAACCATGAAAGGTTTTGCGATCAAGCCCTGGGTAAAAGTACTGGCCTGGGTGAGTTCGCTGATGATCGTAGGACTGAATGTAAAGCTTGTGGTGGAAGAAATCACCGGATGGTCCAGTTCAGGAGGCTGGTATCTATACGTTATTATCATCCCGCTGGCCATTCTGATCGGATTGTTATTGCTTTACATTTTCATTTACCCATTTCTGAGTTCCAGAAAAGAGGAACACAATAATGTTCCGCATGGAGTTGCCCTGGATATTGAGAGTGTAGAAAAAATCAGCTATTCGCGTATTGGAATTACCGTAGATTTCTCCAAAAATGATAGAAATACCATTCGTCATGCGCTGCTTCAGGGTGGAAAACATGCCAATTACTACCTGATTCATGTGGTAGAAACTGCGGCAGCAAGGTATCATGGTAATTCTGTGCTTGACTATGAGACACAAAGCGATGCGGAGAACCTGGAAAAATACCGGACAAACCTGAAGGAACTGGGTTATCAGGCGACAGCCCATATTGGCTATGGAGGAACAGTCAATGCAATCGTAGAAATCAGTAAACAAAATAACCTGGAATTACTGGTTATGGGTGCCCATGGACATCAGGGTTTAAAAGACCTGATTTTGGGAACAACCGTCAATTCTGTCAGACATAAAGTAACTATTCCGGTATTAATTGTACGATAA
- the smpB gene encoding SsrA-binding protein SmpB — MQMKNDIQIKNKRAYFDYHIVEEFNAGIALLGTEIKAIRQGKANMSDAFCMFIGEVLYVRNLHISEYSHSSFHHHDIKRDRVLLLHKKELKKLKAKSEEKGYTIVPLRIYTNERGFAKIQIALAQGKKEFDKRDSIKDRESKREMDRAMKF, encoded by the coding sequence ATACAAATGAAGAACGATATTCAGATTAAAAATAAGAGAGCCTACTTTGATTACCATATAGTTGAGGAATTTAATGCAGGAATTGCCCTTTTGGGGACAGAGATCAAAGCCATCAGACAAGGTAAGGCCAATATGTCAGATGCATTTTGCATGTTCATAGGTGAGGTTCTTTACGTCAGAAATTTACACATTTCAGAATACAGCCACAGCTCTTTTCATCACCACGATATTAAACGCGATCGCGTTTTACTGCTCCATAAAAAAGAGTTGAAGAAACTGAAAGCAAAAAGTGAAGAAAAAGGATATACAATTGTTCCTTTAAGAATCTATACCAATGAAAGAGGTTTTGCCAAAATCCAGATCGCACTGGCCCAGGGTAAAAAAGAATTCGATAAAAGAGATAGTATAAAAGACAGGGAATCCAAAAGAGAAATGGATCGGGCAATGAAGTTTTAA
- a CDS encoding protein-L-isoaspartate(D-aspartate) O-methyltransferase yields the protein MAYKFVDNYRERGARKKLVAHLESRGITDQNVLNAIGKVPRHFFFDETFWNQAYKDIAFPIGDGQTISQPYTVAYQSELLHIKKGDKVLEIGTGSGYQTCILMELGANVYTIERQESIYRHTIRVLPGMGYNANFFFGDGSKGIAEHAPYHKIIVTAGAPFVPEILLKQLKIGGILVIPVGDEHSQKMVTVIRVSETDYERIELDTFRFVPLVGDQAW from the coding sequence ATGGCGTATAAGTTTGTAGACAATTACAGAGAGCGGGGAGCGAGAAAGAAATTAGTTGCTCATCTCGAAAGCAGGGGGATCACAGATCAGAATGTGCTGAATGCTATCGGTAAAGTGCCGCGTCATTTTTTCTTCGATGAGACTTTCTGGAACCAGGCCTATAAAGACATTGCCTTTCCAATTGGAGATGGCCAAACCATTTCACAGCCTTATACCGTTGCCTACCAAAGCGAATTGCTGCACATTAAAAAGGGGGATAAGGTATTGGAAATTGGTACAGGTTCGGGGTATCAAACCTGCATTTTAATGGAATTGGGAGCGAATGTTTATACCATCGAACGTCAGGAAAGTATTTACAGACACACCATCAGAGTTTTGCCTGGAATGGGCTATAATGCCAATTTTTTCTTTGGAGATGGCTCTAAGGGCATTGCAGAGCATGCGCCTTACCATAAAATTATTGTCACTGCCGGAGCGCCGTTTGTACCTGAAATTCTGTTAAAACAACTGAAAATAGGAGGCATTCTAGTGATTCCGGTCGGAGATGAACACTCTCAGAAAATGGTGACGGTAATCAGGGTAAGCGAAACGGATTATGAGCGTATAGAGCTCGATACTTTCCGCTTCGTTCCTTTGGTAGGAGATCAGGCCTGGTAA